The following are from one region of the Streptomyces fradiae genome:
- a CDS encoding adenosine kinase has protein sequence MSSDASIAPDAAPDAAPGRDIDVLVLGGAGVDTIVYVPELPLPLADSHMIGTGIVTRAGQTGDFVALGLHRLGLRIHHLDLLGADPEGDLVRALHREHGIALTDVPQPTGTKRAVNLVGPDGRRLSLYDATRGSDADRLPPGTVRALAARSRHAHVSITQPCAHALPELRAAGVTISTDLHDWDGRDAYHEPFALAADLVFVSATALDDPERTLRDLLARGRASIAVATDGAAGAYLLTGPDEPLVHVPAVTPTAPVVDSNGAGDAFAAGFLHAWLAGAPARICALHGSIAGAHACTVPSTRAEAIGRDALLAEATRLGADVGADADADAADAAAAGGPGHGARHVRIEG, from the coding sequence ATGAGCAGTGACGCCTCCATCGCCCCCGACGCCGCCCCCGACGCCGCCCCCGGCCGGGACATCGACGTCCTCGTCCTCGGCGGCGCCGGCGTCGACACCATCGTCTACGTGCCCGAGCTGCCCCTGCCGCTCGCCGACAGCCACATGATCGGCACCGGGATCGTCACCCGCGCCGGCCAGACCGGCGACTTCGTCGCGCTCGGACTGCACCGCCTCGGCCTGCGCATCCACCACCTCGACCTGCTCGGCGCCGACCCCGAGGGCGACCTCGTCCGCGCCCTCCACCGCGAGCACGGCATCGCCCTCACCGACGTGCCCCAGCCCACCGGCACCAAGCGGGCCGTCAACCTCGTCGGCCCCGACGGGCGCCGGCTCTCCCTCTACGACGCCACCCGAGGCAGCGACGCCGACCGGCTGCCGCCCGGCACCGTGCGTGCGCTCGCCGCCCGCAGCCGGCACGCCCACGTCTCGATCACCCAGCCCTGCGCCCACGCCCTGCCCGAGCTCCGCGCCGCCGGCGTCACGATCTCCACCGACCTGCACGACTGGGACGGCCGCGACGCCTACCACGAGCCGTTCGCCCTCGCCGCCGACCTGGTGTTCGTCTCCGCCACCGCGCTCGACGACCCCGAGCGCACCCTGCGCGACCTCCTCGCCCGCGGCCGCGCCTCCATCGCCGTCGCCACCGACGGGGCCGCCGGCGCGTACCTCCTCACCGGCCCCGACGAGCCGCTCGTGCACGTCCCGGCCGTCACCCCGACCGCGCCCGTCGTCGACAGCAACGGCGCGGGCGACGCGTTCGCCGCCGGATTCCTGCACGCCTGGCTGGCCGGCGCCCCCGCCCGTATCTGCGCCCTCCACGGCAGCATCGCCGGCGCCCACGCCTGCACCGTCCCCTCGACCCGCGCCGAGGCCATCGGCCGCGACGCCCTTCTCGCCGAGGCGACCCGACTCGGTGCCGAT
- a CDS encoding GNAT family N-acetyltransferase, producing MTQPAGTPVVRLNEPRHRYEILVDEQRAGLTAFRDRGEQRVFFHTEVDEAYAGQGLASILVEQALNDVRATKKRIVPVCPYVAKFLKKHEEYADITDAVTPEVLEWLDVQLAGR from the coding sequence ATGACCCAGCCCGCAGGCACCCCCGTCGTCCGCCTAAACGAGCCCCGGCACCGTTACGAGATCCTGGTCGACGAACAGCGCGCCGGGCTCACCGCCTTCCGGGACCGCGGCGAGCAGCGCGTCTTCTTCCACACCGAGGTCGACGAGGCGTACGCCGGGCAGGGCCTGGCCTCGATCCTCGTCGAGCAGGCGCTGAACGACGTGCGCGCCACCAAGAAGCGGATCGTGCCCGTCTGCCCGTACGTCGCGAAATTCCTGAAGAAGCACGAGGAGTACGCCGACATCACCGACGCGGTGACGCCCGAGGTCCTGGAGTGGCTGGACGTCCAACTCGCCGGCCGCTGA